Within the Drosophila melanogaster chromosome 3R genome, the region GTCATTTGCCAGCCGGCGATCGCAGGCAACACAAGTACGGGATGTGGCACGAGGCGAGGAAACAGGAGCGCAAGATCCGTGGCCTGATCGTCGATTACCGCAAGAGGGCGGAGCGGCGGCAGTACTTCTACGACAAAATTCAGGCAGATCCCACCCAGTTTCTGCAACTGCATGGCCGGCGAAGCAAGATCTACTTGGATCCCGCGGTGGCCGCCGCCGGCGATGGAGCCGCAATCATGCAAGTGATATTCATTTAGAGCATAAAACCCTCTACTTTCTAGTTGCGTGGcgatgtttttgttttgctaagTAATGGATACTTTTTGCAGTGTGCCTTGGCAGGGTCAGCAGGACAACCTCATCGACCGCTTCGATGTACGCGCCCATTTGGATCACATTCCTCCCGTGAACAAGACCAACGCCGAGGGGGCGGATGGTGACTCCGAACTGACCCTCGAGGAGCGTCAGCTAAACTACGAGCGCTATCGCATCCTGGCGCAAAATGACTTCCTCAACGTCAGCGAGGATAAGTTTCTGCACCAACTCTACCTGGAGGAACAGTTTGGGGCCAATGCCCAACTGGAGGCGGAACGGaatctggccaaaaagaagcAGAAGACGGGAGGAGCCACAATTGGCTACTCCTACGAAGATACCGGCGATGGAGCGACTATTGGACCTCAGCCTTTTGGAGCCGCCAGTTCAACTGTCATTGGTGGAGCGGCAGCTGTTGCGAAGGGTGAAAAGGGGGATGGCAGTGAAGAATCGGATTCTGACATCGATATGGATGTGTCGATAGACATCGGCAAGCTGGACACCTCGCAAGCCCATGAGCTTAACGCCTGCGGGCGCAACTACGGCATGAAAAGCAACGACTTCTTCTCACACCTCACTAAGGATGCTGACGAGGCGGATGCCCTGCGCATTGCGcgcgaggaggagcaggagaagaTGCTGCTGAGCGGGCGCAAGTCAAGACGCGAGCGTCGGGCGCAAAAGGAGAGAAGGATCGCCAATAGACCATTCAGTCCGCCAAGCTATGCTGCCAAGGAGGATAAGGACAAAAAAGGTGGTGGTAAGGGCGGTGAGAAAGAAAAGGAGGAGGACAGCGAATCGCGTTCGCCGTCGCCCGCGGAAGCAGGTCCCGAGAAGATAACCTACATTACCTCGTTTGGGGGCGAGGACGAAATGCAGCCGCACTCCAAGATCACCATCAGCCTGACGAAGCCTGGTCTGACCCTGGGTGAATCGTGCATCAATGCCAGTAGCGGAGCGGCGattgccgccgccgcagcaTCTTCGGTTTCCTATGCTCAAAAGGTGAAAGATAATCTGGACAAGTTGAAAGTGATGAATGAGTCGTCCAAGCGCAACAGACGTCGATCCCGCTCGCACTCCCGCTCTCGTTCTAGGAGTGCCACAGTCTCAAGGAGTCGGAGTG harbors:
- the CG6695 gene encoding uncharacterized protein, isoform B, translated to MWHEARKQERKIRGLIVDYRKRAERRQYFYDKIQADPTQFLQLHGRRSKIYLDPAVAAAGDGAAIIVPWQGQQDNLIDRFDVRAHLDHIPPVNKTNAEGADGDSELTLEERQLNYERYRILAQNDFLNVSEDKFLHQLYLEEQFGANAQLEAERNLAKKKQKTGGATIGYSYEDTGDGATIGPQPFGAASSTVIGGAAAVAKGEKGDGSEESDSDIDMDVSIDIGKLDTSQAHELNACGRNYGMKSNDFFSHLTKDADEADALRIAREEEQEKMLLSGRKSRRERRAQKERRIANRPFSPPSYAAKEDKDKKGGGKGGEKEKEEDSESRSPSPAEAGPEKITYITSFGGEDEMQPHSKITISLTKPGLTLGESCINASSGAAIAAAAASSVSYAQKVKDNLDKLKVMNESSKRNRRRSRSHSRSRSRSATVSRSRSGSRRSGSRRRSRRSRSYHRRSRTRSRRRRRYYSRSRSRSRSRSRSLSRSRSRSRSRSRSGSWKRYKARSPSYKRSRKRYSYSSRSSSGSSYRRRSRSRSPSNRRSRVKKKTTPPPVATVGGYCLNTTTTTTTSTVTAVKMFQQQQQQPPAKATPPMISYPIPARMLNVNQALTATAPVAVQPQVVEPPPPPLKRYYGRKRGNDTSSSSSSGAENSEGSDNEEQQQPQLGKRAEDSDDMELDTASERSHALQPTMSSSSSTGLRTSEFWRWRTAQSARAA